One Phocaeicola dorei genomic region harbors:
- the hutI gene encoding imidazolonepropionase has translation MSNNLIIINAHIVTPQGRTARKGEAMNELLNIPCGTVRITDGIITYVGENRISHEKPGYKVLDARGNVLLPGFVDSHTHLVFGGFRPDEFIWRLNGDSYMSIMERGGGIINTVRATREASFEELKHKAEWFLDTMSRMGVTTVEGKSGYGLDRDTELKQLSVMQVINECPDRKVDIATTFLGAHALPEEYKGRSDAYIDFLINEMLPMIHQKQLAENCDIFCEKGVFTVDQSRKLLKAAQALGFGAKLHADEIVSFGGAELAGELKALSADHLLQASDEGIKALAQNNVVATLLPLTAFTLKEPYARGRKMIDSGCAVALATDLNPGSCFSGSIPLTFALACIYMKLTVAEAITAITLNGAAALGRADRIGSIEAGKQGDFVLLGTDTPHILPYYTGMNAVKLTIKGGRILNSN, from the coding sequence ATGAGCAACAACTTGATTATCATCAATGCCCACATCGTTACTCCGCAAGGCAGAACCGCCCGGAAAGGAGAAGCCATGAACGAACTTCTCAACATTCCTTGCGGAACGGTAAGAATAACCGACGGTATTATTACCTATGTTGGCGAAAACCGTATAAGCCATGAAAAGCCCGGCTATAAAGTACTTGACGCCAGAGGGAATGTATTGTTGCCAGGATTCGTTGACTCTCATACCCATTTGGTTTTCGGAGGATTTCGCCCCGACGAATTCATCTGGCGGCTCAACGGCGACAGTTATATGAGCATCATGGAACGTGGCGGAGGCATTATCAATACTGTACGTGCCACCCGGGAAGCCTCCTTTGAAGAACTGAAACATAAAGCCGAATGGTTTCTGGATACCATGAGCCGGATGGGGGTCACCACTGTGGAAGGAAAAAGCGGATATGGTCTGGATCGTGATACAGAACTGAAACAACTCAGTGTCATGCAAGTTATCAATGAATGTCCCGACCGGAAAGTAGATATTGCCACCACTTTTTTAGGTGCTCACGCCTTACCCGAAGAATACAAAGGGCGAAGTGACGCATATATTGATTTTCTGATTAACGAAATGTTGCCCATGATTCATCAGAAACAATTGGCCGAAAATTGCGATATTTTCTGTGAAAAAGGGGTATTCACTGTAGATCAGTCTCGAAAGTTATTGAAAGCTGCGCAAGCTCTAGGCTTCGGTGCCAAGTTGCACGCTGATGAAATTGTCAGCTTTGGAGGAGCAGAACTGGCAGGAGAATTGAAGGCCCTCAGCGCCGACCATCTGTTGCAAGCATCCGATGAAGGCATAAAAGCTTTGGCACAAAATAATGTAGTAGCCACTCTATTGCCACTAACTGCCTTTACACTAAAAGAGCCCTACGCCCGTGGCAGGAAAATGATAGACAGCGGCTGTGCCGTAGCCCTTGCCACCGATCTAAATCCAGGCAGTTGTTTCTCCGGTTCCATCCCGCTGACTTTTGCTCTAGCCTGCATCTATATGAAACTGACCGTTGCAGAGGCTATCACAGCCATCACACTGAACGGTGCGGCAGCTCTCGGACGCGCCGACCGCATCGGAAGCATAGAAGCCGGAAAACAGGGAGACTTTGTTTTACTGGGAACCGACACCCCCCATATATTACCTTATTATACAGGTATGAACGCAGTCAAGCTGACCATCAAAGGAGGACGTATTCTAAATTCAAATTAA
- the ftcD gene encoding glutamate formimidoyltransferase, translating to MNWTKIMECVPNFSEGRDLQKIDEIVSLFRTKAGVKLLDYSNDEDHNRLVVTVVGEPDALKEAVIEAIGIAVELIDLNHHQGQHPRMGAVDVVPFIPIKGCTMEDAIAVSKEVGQRVASQYNLPVFLYEKSASAPHRENLAVIRKGEFEGMKEKIHQPEWHPDFGPAERHPTAGTVAIGARMPLVAYNINLNTPSLEIAHDIAKKIRFIGGGLRYCKAMGVELKDRGITQVSMNLTDYSKTAIYRAFEMVRFEAKRYGVSIIGSEIVGLVPMEALIDTASYYLGLENFSMQQVLEARIME from the coding sequence ATGAACTGGACAAAAATTATGGAATGCGTCCCCAACTTCAGCGAAGGACGTGACTTACAAAAAATAGACGAGATTGTATCTCTGTTTCGTACCAAGGCAGGCGTAAAATTATTGGATTATAGTAACGATGAAGACCACAACCGGCTGGTAGTTACCGTCGTTGGAGAACCGGACGCCTTGAAAGAAGCTGTGATAGAAGCTATCGGTATAGCAGTAGAACTAATTGACCTGAACCATCACCAAGGACAGCACCCCCGTATGGGAGCTGTAGATGTAGTTCCATTCATTCCCATCAAAGGATGTACCATGGAAGATGCTATAGCGGTGTCCAAAGAAGTGGGACAACGGGTGGCCTCTCAATATAATCTCCCTGTATTCTTATATGAAAAATCAGCTAGTGCACCACATCGTGAAAATCTTGCTGTCATCCGTAAAGGAGAATTCGAAGGAATGAAGGAAAAGATTCACCAACCCGAATGGCATCCCGATTTTGGTCCTGCGGAACGTCACCCCACTGCTGGAACTGTAGCCATCGGAGCCCGTATGCCCTTAGTTGCCTACAATATAAATCTCAATACTCCCAGCCTAGAAATAGCGCATGACATTGCCAAGAAAATCCGTTTTATCGGTGGCGGACTGCGCTATTGCAAGGCCATGGGCGTGGAACTGAAGGATCGGGGTATCACTCAGGTATCCATGAATCTCACCGACTATAGTAAAACCGCTATCTACCGGGCATTCGAAATGGTACGTTTTGAAGCCAAACGCTACGGAGTAAGCATCATCGGCAGCGAAATCGTAGGACTTGTTCCTATGGAGGCCTTGATAGACACTGCCTCTTACTATCTGGGATTGGAAAACTTCTCCATGCAACAAGTGCTGGAAGCACGTATCATGGAATAA